Proteins from a genomic interval of Rhodothermales bacterium:
- a CDS encoding TonB-dependent receptor: protein MLRRLLLFSVALLVSQDVFAQSIPVTGRVVSADDGQPLAGVNVAISPLSDSTRVVGEAAGADGRFRVMLREPGVYRIRITFVGFEPALRVLSIPEEGRELDTVRLEVRAVDMDDVVVEAVQDRVVVRGDTTEYAAGAYQVNPDANAEDLLAKMPGVVVRNGQVEAGGEQVRRVLVDGREFFGDDPTAALRNLPSEVIDKIQVFERMSDQAQFTGFDDGNGEMTINIITRADRRNGQFGKVYGGYGSEDRYQGGGNVNMFDDTRRISIIGMSNNVNQQNFSTEDLLGVVGQAGGRGGFSGGPRGGGARGGRGGGGGDRGGFRGGGGNARDFMIGDQGGVNRTNSIGINYSDEFGDAFKMTGSYFFNQSENTTANFLDREYFLDGGGSQFYDESNDAASDNMNHRLSMRMEYTINERNSIIFTPRLSAQMNDSQSFVSGLNTDAGGGLLSETVNDFLTENSGWNGSANLLLRHRFTKRGRTLSLNLTGRVDDRSGETRQASENVFYDGTAQDASFSQLTDNLQSGYTVATSLVYTEPAGERGQIQVSYRPSFSMNDADRLASMFDIATGGYTVPAPALSSRIDNEVLTQRAGVSYRLRMDRGFFSAGLSAQTESLTGDQALPRVAEVDKSFTSLLPQVMFMIGDRRTNNLRLFYRTSTNTPSITQLQDVVDNSNPLQLSSGNPDLEQSYSHNLVARFNKTSPRKGRVFIGFVSFQAAQNFVGSETIVAATQTRLDNGLVLAPGSQYTRPVNLDGYWNARSFFTLGTPIGPLSSNLNLNGGLSVSNTPGLVNGQSNDADVQVMTAGATLGSNISERVDFTLTHESTFNTIRNSVSPELDSDYVQHTSGVRMNLMPSANWVLESSFAYRAFDGLEDSIDNASLLLNAGLGYKFLQGNGGELRFAVVDILNQQTSVGRSVNSFYVDDMSSNVLGRYVMLNFTYTLRNYRF from the coding sequence TTGCTTCGTCGCCTGCTGCTCTTCTCGGTTGCCCTGCTCGTGTCGCAGGATGTATTCGCCCAATCGATTCCGGTTACCGGCCGCGTGGTTTCGGCCGATGACGGGCAGCCGCTTGCCGGGGTAAACGTGGCCATATCGCCTCTGTCAGACTCCACCCGTGTGGTCGGTGAGGCTGCCGGAGCAGACGGGCGCTTCCGCGTCATGCTGCGGGAGCCCGGGGTATACCGGATTCGCATCACGTTCGTAGGCTTTGAGCCCGCGCTGCGGGTGCTCTCGATCCCTGAAGAGGGTCGCGAGTTGGATACCGTTCGTCTCGAGGTCCGTGCCGTCGACATGGACGATGTGGTCGTCGAAGCCGTGCAGGATCGCGTGGTGGTCCGGGGTGACACGACCGAATATGCCGCCGGAGCCTATCAGGTGAACCCGGATGCCAACGCAGAGGATCTGCTGGCCAAAATGCCGGGCGTGGTCGTGCGAAATGGACAGGTGGAGGCCGGCGGCGAACAGGTGAGGCGTGTGCTGGTGGACGGCAGGGAGTTCTTCGGAGACGATCCGACCGCCGCCCTGCGCAATCTGCCCTCGGAAGTCATCGACAAGATTCAGGTGTTCGAGCGCATGAGCGATCAGGCGCAGTTCACCGGGTTCGACGATGGAAACGGGGAAATGACGATCAACATCATCACGCGGGCGGACCGTCGAAACGGGCAATTCGGCAAGGTCTACGGTGGCTACGGATCCGAAGACCGGTATCAGGGCGGTGGCAATGTCAACATGTTTGACGACACCCGACGCATCTCCATCATCGGCATGTCCAACAACGTCAACCAGCAGAACTTCTCGACGGAAGATCTGCTCGGCGTTGTAGGCCAGGCCGGCGGTCGGGGAGGCTTCTCTGGCGGGCCCCGCGGCGGCGGCGCGCGCGGCGGCCGAGGTGGAGGCGGCGGGGATCGCGGTGGATTCCGCGGGGGCGGCGGCAACGCACGCGACTTCATGATCGGCGATCAGGGCGGGGTCAACCGCACCAACTCCATCGGCATCAACTACTCCGACGAGTTTGGCGATGCCTTCAAGATGACCGGTTCCTACTTCTTCAATCAGTCTGAGAACACGACGGCCAACTTCCTGGACCGTGAGTACTTCCTGGACGGCGGCGGCAGTCAGTTCTACGACGAGTCGAACGATGCCGCCTCGGACAACATGAACCACCGGTTGTCGATGCGCATGGAGTACACGATCAACGAGCGCAACTCCATCATCTTCACACCCCGTCTTTCGGCCCAGATGAATGACTCGCAGTCGTTCGTGTCGGGACTGAATACGGACGCCGGCGGTGGTCTGCTGAGCGAAACGGTGAACGATTTTCTGACCGAGAACAGCGGCTGGAACGGCTCGGCGAACCTGTTGCTACGGCACCGCTTCACCAAGCGGGGACGCACCCTTTCCCTGAACCTGACGGGGCGCGTCGACGATCGATCCGGGGAGACCCGGCAGGCCTCGGAGAATGTCTTTTACGACGGTACCGCCCAGGACGCGTCGTTTTCACAACTCACCGACAACCTGCAGAGCGGCTACACCGTCGCGACCAGCCTGGTGTATACGGAGCCGGCTGGGGAGCGGGGACAGATTCAGGTCAGCTACCGCCCATCGTTCTCCATGAACGATGCGGATCGTTTGGCCAGCATGTTTGATATCGCGACCGGAGGGTATACCGTGCCCGCGCCGGCCCTGTCGAGCAGGATCGACAATGAGGTGCTGACCCAGCGGGCGGGCGTATCCTACCGATTGCGCATGGACCGCGGGTTTTTCTCGGCGGGGCTTTCGGCGCAGACTGAATCCCTCACGGGCGATCAGGCATTGCCGCGGGTGGCTGAGGTGGACAAGTCCTTCACTTCGCTGCTGCCGCAGGTGATGTTCATGATCGGCGATCGGCGCACCAACAATCTGCGACTGTTCTACCGCACCTCGACCAATACGCCGTCCATCACTCAGCTCCAGGACGTGGTGGACAACAGCAATCCGCTGCAGCTCTCAAGCGGCAACCCCGACCTGGAGCAGAGCTACAGCCACAACCTGGTGGCGCGGTTCAACAAAACGAGCCCGCGGAAGGGCCGGGTCTTCATTGGGTTTGTCAGCTTCCAGGCTGCGCAGAATTTCGTCGGCTCCGAAACCATCGTTGCTGCCACGCAGACACGGCTGGACAACGGCCTAGTACTGGCTCCCGGCTCCCAGTACACGCGGCCGGTAAACCTGGACGGCTACTGGAACGCCCGAAGCTTTTTCACGCTGGGTACCCCGATCGGTCCGCTGAGTAGCAACCTCAACCTGAACGGCGGGCTCAGCGTGTCCAACACGCCGGGTTTGGTCAACGGGCAGTCCAACGATGCGGATGTCCAGGTCATGACCGCCGGGGCTACGCTCGGCTCCAACATCTCCGAGCGCGTGGACTTCACGCTCACGCACGAGTCCACATTCAATACCATCCGCAACAGTGTCTCACCCGAGCTGGATTCGGACTATGTCCAGCATACCTCAGGGGTGCGCATGAACCTCATGCCGAGTGCCAACTGGGTGCTGGAGTCGAGCTTTGCGTACCGGGCGTTTGACGGGCTTGAGGACAGCATCGACAACGCCTCCCTGCTGCTGAATGCAGGCCTGGGCTACAAATTCCTGCAGGGCAACGGGGGCGAGCTTCGGTTTGCCGTGGTCGACATTCTGAACCAGCAGACCAGCGTGGGCCGCTCCGTCAACAGCTTCTACGTGGACGATATGTCCAGCAATGTGCTGGGTCGCTACGTGATGCTGAACTTCACCTATACGCTCAGAAACTACCGGTTCTGA